Sequence from the Bacillus sp. es.036 genome:
CTTTGCAAATTCTTCTTGAACAAACTCTTTCACTTCATCCGTATGATAATAGTTCACTAGTTTTTGAATACGTTCATCTTCTGTATTCTCTGTTTTCGTCGCGATAACATTTACCCACGGGGAATCATCAGCCTCCATCTCAAGTGAATCTTCTTTCGGTACGCGTCCGCTTTCCATCGCGTAGTTTGTATTAATCGCCGCGATCGCAAGCTCTTCCAACTGTCTAGGAATTTGAGAAGCTTCTAGTGGAATGAATTCAAGATTCAATGGGTTTTTTTCAATATCCTTAATCGTTGCTTCCACTCCAACACCTTTTTTTAACTCAATAAGGCCAGCTTTTTCAAAGAGCTGTAATGCTCTTGGCTCTCCGGTGGAATGGTTTGGTAAACCGACTTTATCTCCATCTTTCAATTCATCAAGACTTTTGTATTGATCGGAGTATATCCCCATTGGGAAATTAATCGTGGACGCAACTTTCGTTAGATCCAGGCCTCTTTCTTGTACAAAGTCATTTAAATACGGTTCTGTTTGAAACACGTTTGCATCAAGTTCCCCTTCATCAAGCGCTGTGTTCGGCATTACGTAATCATTGAATGCCATCACTTCGATCTCAAACCCATCTTCCGCTGCCACTTCCTTTACTTTGTTCATCACATCTTCGTGCGGACCAGCCGTGACCCCAACCTTAAGTGGACCATCTTCTTCAGAGCCTCCAGAAGCCTCGTTCCCTGAACAGGCTGCCAAAAAGACTAATAGTAGTGCTCCTAGTAAATAAAATGATTTCTTCATCTTTGAATCTCCTCCTGAAATATGTAGTATTGTAAAGCGTTCTAGCACTAAAACTTAAAAGCGAAAAAGGTCCTTTTTCTGTTAAAATCCCACCCAATAAAAAAACTCCCTCTGTAAAGTACAGAGAGAGTTGAGTGATTTCGGATAACAAATCAGCCGTGCTTGAACTCCCTCTCATCTTTCAAACGATTGCTCGTTTGCTGGATTTAGCACCTTTCTCACGAACTGAGATGGTTGCCGGGCGTCATAGGGCCAGTCCCTCTGCCACTCTTGATAAGAGTTTTCAATATTATTTAACTATTTTCAATAGTATAGTACCTTTCTCGAAAGGCGTCAAGGGCAGATCGAGAAAAAACGCGAGCCGGGAGTGCCTGTCACTCCCCGGTATTTGTCGAATCGCGCCCTCCGCGTTGATCAAACCAGTTTACGAGATGCTTCAGCCTCGCCACTCTTAACTCTGGATGCCCACTGCGAGATAAATTATGATCTGAATCTGGGAATCTCACAAACATCGTATCTTTGCCACGATGTTTTAAGGCAATATACAACTGCTCTCCCTGCTCAATAGGACAGCGGTAATCATGTTCGCTATGCATAATAAGAAGTGGCGTCTGAATTTGATCGACATACTTCAAAGGAGAATGGTGCCACAGTTTATCAGGGTTCTCATCAAGATCACTTCCAACTTCCCACTTAGTAAAGAAATAGCCGATGTCACTTACCCCATAGAAGCTCTTCCAGTTTGAAATCGAGCGCTGCGTGACGGCTGCTTTAAAGCGATCCGTTTTTCCAACGATCCAGTTCGTCATAAATCCACCGTAGCTTCCTCCTGTTACGTAGAGTCGATCTTCATCAATAAAGGAATAACTCTTCAATGAAGCATCAACACCCGCCATCACATCCTCATAATCGCCACCACCATAGTCCCCTCGGCAGCCATTTACAAACTCTTGACCGTACCCTTGGCTTCCGCGTGGATTTGTGTATATAACAGCATACCCCTTTGAAGCGAGAAACTGAAATTCATGCATAAACGAATTTCCGTACATCATATGTGGGCCACCATGAATTTCGAGAATGAGAGGGTATCTTTGTTCATCTTTAAACCCAGCCGGTCGCATCATCCATCCTTGAATTTCTAAACCGTCTTTCCCAGTGTATGTAAAGCTCTCTGGAGACGAAAGCTCCATTCGTTGAAGAACCTCCTCATTAGAGTGAGAAATACGCTCCTCATTGACTCGGTCACCATGAAACGAAAGCGTATAGATATCACCAATGTTCAGAGGATCACTAACTGCAACCGCCGCTTCATTTGTCTTCGGTAAGTAGTGAAAAGCGTAGAAGTGCCTGTCACCACCCGTTATTTGTCGAACCGTGCAATCGACGTTAGCGCAGTAAATGCCAGTATTTCCTTTTTCGCTTGCAAGGAAATAGATGTCCGTTCCATCCTCATTCCACACTGCCCCTGGCGAAGCGCCTCCCCAGTGCATATCTGAAATCAACACATCCGAGCACTCCAGATCGTCGGAATCTGTTAAACAAGTAAACTCCCTTTTGTCTACATCAACGGTCCACACCTTATTTAATGTAGCTCCTTCGTGGAGAAAGAAGTGTCCGATAAACGAAAGCTTCTTACCATCTGGAGACCATTGAGGTGTTTCAAAGCTACCGCCTTCCCTGTTTAGTTGTTCAGGTTCGACCTCCCCTTCTTCTAAGCGCTGTACGAATAAATCCGACCGCATATACGAACCATGTTCCGCATCCTCATTGCGGCTTCTCACATAAGTAATCGATTGACCATCTGGTGACCAACTAGGGCTTGAATGGTTAAACGGCGCATCCGTCAGCCATTTGATCTTCTCTCCTCCTGAGGATACGTCGATCATGACAATCTGCAGGTGATCTCCATCCAAAAATCCAACACCATCTGATTTATACTGCAAGTCCGTTACGACAAGAGGCTTTCGTACCTCCCCCTTTTCTTCTTCCTTTTTATTTTTACTTAAAATGAGTAAAGATGTACCATCCGGCCTCCAAACCGGTGCTGATACACCGCTCTTCAAATTGGTTAGCTTACGCGCCTCACCACCATCCGTGGAGATTAGCCATATTTGATCTTCTCCTGATCGATCGGAAACGAAAGCAATCGTCTTACCGTCTGGGGACCAGCGTGGAGAGCGGTCCTTCTTTTCTCCTTCTAAAGCTGTCCAATCATGCTCAATCCCAGTATCTCGGTTCACTAGTACGAGGTTTGAAGTATATTCTTTTTCCTCATTTATCACTTTTTTCACATAAACGACATAGGTTCCATCAGGCGAAAGCTGAGGATCACCTACAAAGGTGAAATCATATAAAAGCTCTTCCGTCTGCTCGCTCTTTTCCAGTTCCTTTTCAACTTCTTTCTTCAAACTATCCACTTCCCTTCTTCTCTTATGTCTCTACTTCCATTAAATAGGTAGAATTCCTGCTTAGATACTCTTGCGCAAACGATTCATTTTCCATTACTCTCCCAACCTGCTTTCTCTTTTCTCTCCATAATGAGCCCACAATCTTAAAAACAAGAACATACATTCCTATTTCACCTCTTTTTCTCCGAACATCCGCTCACTTTCATACCAAAACCACATCGGTTTCAGGTGATATATCTCAAAACGGTATTTGAATGATCTCATTATGAGATATATAATGGAATTAACAAATTGAAAGCGGTTACCAAAATCAGAAAGCCGCTTAAAATACTAGGGAGGATTTACAATGAGCCAGCAAGCACGAAACCAATTTATTGATCTTTTGTGCGACAAAACGACGATGAATAGAGAAGAAGTTCTCAAAATGTCTGATGCAGAAGTAGAATATTTTCACTGGCTCTACTTTGATGAATCACCAGCGGACTTAATGATGTAAATATACGTTCACAGCCCCTGCAGGAAATTCCTGCAGGGGCTGTTTTGGTATGTGAATGTGTCTTTTTTGGGTGGACATTTGTACTTTATAGGGGTCAGGCTCGAACCTGACCCCTATCCTTTCCCTCCTTCCATCACCGCTACAAAATCCCCATCCTTCTCCTCTAACATCTGCCTCGCTCTTTCCCCATCCAGCTTCAACAAAATCATCAACACCGCAACCCGCGCATCCCCTTCCGCCTGTTCACTATAACGCGCTGCCTCCCCTTCACTAACTCCGGTTAACTCCTGAATAATCGAAACAGTCCGCTTCCGTAACTTTTCATTCGAAGCCTGAACATTCACCATTAAATTGCGGTACACCTTTCCAAGCTTCACCATGGAAGCAGTCGTAATCATATTTAACACCATCTTCTGCGCCGTTCCTGCTTTTAATCGGGTTGAACCTGTCACCACTTCTGGTCCAACTGGTAGTTCAATCGAGTATGTAACGATTTTAGAAAGCGGAGCATTCGTATTGCATGAAACCCCCGCCGTCTTCGCACCTATTTCATTTGCCGCTTCCATCGCCCCAAGCACGTAAGGCGTTCTCCCACTAGACGCAATGCCAATCACGAAATCACGCGCGCTTACATGCTTTCGTACATCTTCAATTCCAAGTTCCTGACGATCTTCTGCTCCCTCAATTGGATAACGTAGCGCCTGGTCACCTCCCGCAATCACACCGTTCACAAGATCAGCCGCAACGCCGAAAGTAGGTGGGCACTCCGAAGCATCTAATACGCCGAGACGTCCGCTCGTACCAGCACCGAAATAATAGAGTTTCCCGCCATTTCTTATCACACCAACAACCTCATCAATCACTTTCTCAATCTGGGGGAGAGCGATTTTCACAACGCCAGCAACGCTCGCATCCTCCTCATTCATTAGCTCGATAATCTCAAGTGTTGAAAACTGATGAAGATTTTCCGACTTTGCATTTCTCATTTCCGTTTTCGCATTGTTTTCATCAGCCATTTGCATCTCTCCTATTCGTTAGCCGCTCATGACATGATAAGACGACAGTAGATTCGCTTTTCGTTCTTTTGTGATCGGTTCTCCATTCACAATCAAGGCACAAATACATGCGCCTACCGCTGGAGAAAGTGTAGGAAAAAACACGTTATTGACGCCTAATTTTCTCACTTCTTCAAGAAATCCATCCCGGAAAAAAGACGACTCCATCAATCCTCCACAAATCACGAGCCTACCGCTCCGCACCTCAATCGCATCAATTAACTCGCTCAACTTCCGATAAGCGTGCTGAATGAGACCCAAAGCTGTCGGATTTTGCTTCTCTGCTAGGTCAATCACCACTTCTGCCACAGAAGCGATTTTCATACGCGCATATGGATCCTCATAAATCGCCGTAATCATGTCGGGGGCACTGGTTAACTTCAAGAAGGAAAGAAGTCCGTCACAAAAGGCTTTATCTATGATCGCTCTCCCATCATGCATCATCGCAACGGTGCGAAGCGCATGCTGTCCAATATCATAGCCGCTCCCTTCATCCCCAAACAAATAGCCCCAGCCGCCGACACGCCTTGAATCAACGCGGTCTAAAGCATAAGCAATCGAACCCGTTCCAGCGATCAAAACCGTTCCTTCCATGGAAAAGGTTCCGCTTGCTAGCGCACCGTAAGCATCGTTTCGAACCTCGAGTACTCCTTCATATCCTGACAGGACCTCCAACACCCACTTTTTCCAGCGCAGCTGATCTTCTTCTCGGTCACCACCGGCTGTGGAGACAAACACACTACAAAGTTCTCCCTCTTTTACACCAGACATTAATTCAGTCGTTACCTGATGAATCGCCGCTCGAACTTCTACTTCTGGGCGCGATTTCACATTCGTGGATCCG
This genomic interval carries:
- a CDS encoding MetQ/NlpA family ABC transporter substrate-binding protein; this encodes MKKSFYLLGALLLVFLAACSGNEASGGSEEDGPLKVGVTAGPHEDVMNKVKEVAAEDGFEIEVMAFNDYVMPNTALDEGELDANVFQTEPYLNDFVQERGLDLTKVASTINFPMGIYSDQYKSLDELKDGDKVGLPNHSTGEPRALQLFEKAGLIELKKGVGVEATIKDIEKNPLNLEFIPLEASQIPRQLEELAIAAINTNYAMESGRVPKEDSLEMEADDSPWVNVIATKTENTEDERIQKLVNYYHTDEVKEFVQEEFAKSVVPSW
- a CDS encoding S9 family peptidase, translating into MKKEVEKELEKSEQTEELLYDFTFVGDPQLSPDGTYVVYVKKVINEEKEYTSNLVLVNRDTGIEHDWTALEGEKKDRSPRWSPDGKTIAFVSDRSGEDQIWLISTDGGEARKLTNLKSGVSAPVWRPDGTSLLILSKNKKEEEKGEVRKPLVVTDLQYKSDGVGFLDGDHLQIVMIDVSSGGEKIKWLTDAPFNHSSPSWSPDGQSITYVRSRNEDAEHGSYMRSDLFVQRLEEGEVEPEQLNREGGSFETPQWSPDGKKLSFIGHFFLHEGATLNKVWTVDVDKREFTCLTDSDDLECSDVLISDMHWGGASPGAVWNEDGTDIYFLASEKGNTGIYCANVDCTVRQITGGDRHFYAFHYLPKTNEAAVAVSDPLNIGDIYTLSFHGDRVNEERISHSNEEVLQRMELSSPESFTYTGKDGLEIQGWMMRPAGFKDEQRYPLILEIHGGPHMMYGNSFMHEFQFLASKGYAVIYTNPRGSQGYGQEFVNGCRGDYGGGDYEDVMAGVDASLKSYSFIDEDRLYVTGGSYGGFMTNWIVGKTDRFKAAVTQRSISNWKSFYGVSDIGYFFTKWEVGSDLDENPDKLWHHSPLKYVDQIQTPLLIMHSEHDYRCPIEQGEQLYIALKHRGKDTMFVRFPDSDHNLSRSGHPELRVARLKHLVNWFDQRGGRDSTNTGE
- a CDS encoding BH0509 family protein is translated as MSQQARNQFIDLLCDKTTMNREEVLKMSDAEVEYFHWLYFDESPADLMM
- the murQ gene encoding N-acetylmuramic acid 6-phosphate etherase; translated protein: MADENNAKTEMRNAKSENLHQFSTLEIIELMNEEDASVAGVVKIALPQIEKVIDEVVGVIRNGGKLYYFGAGTSGRLGVLDASECPPTFGVAADLVNGVIAGGDQALRYPIEGAEDRQELGIEDVRKHVSARDFVIGIASSGRTPYVLGAMEAANEIGAKTAGVSCNTNAPLSKIVTYSIELPVGPEVVTGSTRLKAGTAQKMVLNMITTASMVKLGKVYRNLMVNVQASNEKLRKRTVSIIQELTGVSEGEAARYSEQAEGDARVAVLMILLKLDGERARQMLEEKDGDFVAVMEGGKG
- a CDS encoding N-acetylglucosamine kinase, which translates into the protein MPLNKKVYMGIDGGGTKTVGLICNQDGVILSKSIVGSTNVKSRPEVEVRAAIHQVTTELMSGVKEGELCSVFVSTAGGDREEDQLRWKKWVLEVLSGYEGVLEVRNDAYGALASGTFSMEGTVLIAGTGSIAYALDRVDSRRVGGWGYLFGDEGSGYDIGQHALRTVAMMHDGRAIIDKAFCDGLLSFLKLTSAPDMITAIYEDPYARMKIASVAEVVIDLAEKQNPTALGLIQHAYRKLSELIDAIEVRSGRLVICGGLMESSFFRDGFLEEVRKLGVNNVFFPTLSPAVGACICALIVNGEPITKERKANLLSSYHVMSG